aattgtattaaccggaaacataatacatgtgtgaatacatagacaaacaaagtgtcactagtatgcctctacttgactagctcattaatcaaagatggttatgtttcctaaccatggacaaagagttgttatttgatcaacgggatcacatcattaggtgaatgatctgattgacatgacccattccattagcttagcacccgatcgtttagtatgttgctattgctttcttcatggcttatacatgttcctatgactatgagattatgcaactcccgtttgccggaggaacactttgtgtgctaccaaacgtcacaacgtaactgggtgattataaaggtgctctacaggtgtctccaaaggtacatgttgggttggcgtatttcgagattaggatttgtcactccgattgtcggagaggtatctctgggccctctcggtaatgcacatcacataagccttgcaagcattacaactaatgagttagttgtgagatgatgtattacggaacgagtaaagagacttgccggtaacgagattgaactaggtattgagataccgacgatcgaatctcgggcaagtaacataccgcgatgacaaagggaacaatgtatgttgttatgcggtctgaccgataaagatcttcgtagaatatgtaggaaccaatatgaacatccaggttccgctattggttattgaccgaagacgtgtctcggtcatgtctacattgttctcgaaccgtagggtccgcacgcttaaagttacgatgacagtttcattatgagtttatgtattttgatgtaccgaaggttgttcggagtcccggatgtgatcatggacatgacgaggagtctcgaaatggttgagacataatggtcgatatattggaagcctatatttggatatcggaatcgttccgggtaaaatcgggattttaccggagtaccgaggggttaccggaacccccctggggttattgggcctacatgggtcctaagggagaagaggaaaggaggcaagaggtggccgcgcgcccctcccctccctagtccgaataggacaaggagaggggggcggcgccccccctttcctttccctcttcttcctctttcccacttctccttctccaactaggaaagaagggagtcctactccctgtgggaataggactcccccttggcgcgccctccttggccggccgccccctccccttggctcctttatatacgggggcaagggggcaccctaggacacagaagttgatcttcgtgatcgttccttagccgtgtgcggtgcccccctccaccatattccacctcggtcatattgtagcggtgcttaggcgaagccctgcaacggttgaacatcaagattgtcaccacgccatcgtgctgacggaactccccctcgaagctttgctggatcggagcccggggtgtgtcatcgagctgaacgtgtgccaagaattCGGAGGTGcgggagtaacggtgcttggatcggttggaccgggaagacgtacgactacttcctctatgttgcgtcaacgcttccgcttcggtctacgagggtacgtagacaacactctcccctcttgttgctatgcatcaccatgatcttgcatgtgcgtaggatatttttttaaattactactttccccaacagTGATACTGCTTCTATTTTGATGACCAAGGGATCATCAAGTTATGTTCTGGTACTATAATGGCCAACTTAGGTTCTGGTACTGTTATGATCCTTCTGTCAAACTATGGCATTCTAGTAGTCCCGTGATGATCAACTGGGATGATGAACTAATCTAGTGCTACTCTAGTTATGATGATGGTGCTACTCTTGTGATGATAATTTTGTGCCAATGACCAAGAAGCCAGAAACCCATAACTTACCCTTGTGATGCTAGTCTTCATGCCTCAAcatcgataaaaagccaaaaagcTTACTTGATGCCTCGaggtcgataaaaagccaaaaaaccCTAAGTGAGCCTAGTTGATGCCTCGaggtcgataaaaagccaaaaaaccCTAAGTGAGCCTAGTTGATGCCTCGaggtcgataaaaagccaaaaaaccCTAAGTGAGCCTACTTGATGCCTAGAGGTcgataaaaatccaaaaccagtaaGTGAGCCTAGTTGATGCCTCGGGGTCcataaaaagccaaaaaaaataatTGAGCCTAGTTGATGCCTCGGGGTCGATAAAAAGCCAATAAACCTAAGTGAGCCTACTTGATGCCTTgacgtcgataaaaagccaaaaaagcTTACTTGATGCCTCGAGGTCGATAAAAAGCCTAAAAACCCTAAGTGAGCCTAGTTGATACCTCGAGGTCGATAAAAAGCCTAAAAACCCTAATTGAGCCTAGTTGATGCCTCGAGGTCGATAAAAAGCCTAAAAACCCTAAGtgagcctacttgatgcctcgaggtcgataaaaagccaaaaaaccCTAAGggagcctacttgatgcctcgaggtcgataaaaagccaaaaaacaATAAGTGAGCCTAGTTGATGCCTCGGGGTCCATAAAAAGCCAAAAAACCTAATTGAGCCTAGTTGATGCCTCGGGGTCGATAAAAAGCCAATAAACCTAAGtgagcctacttgatgcctcgaggTCGATAAAAAACACCAGTTGCACAGAAACATACTTAAGATCACAATCATCAATTTGCAAGCATCTTACTTAAGATCACATTCAGCACCTCCAAATACCACCACATTTCGCAATAGTTCAAATCCATACATAATCATAGTTGAAGATTACTACATTACATCACCATAGTTCAGAAGTACTCATAGTCCAGAGAATTTAATCTACCATCATTACAGCAAATGCCAAACGACACTCTGCAAAAGGTCAGCAAATGCCAAATGATATTGCCCATTCTTCTCTTCCAGAACCACCTGCTTATCCATTTATGATGGCCTTCGCTCCCTGCAACTTCACATTGCTCTCTTCAACTGTCTTCTTCAAGTCATCAATGTGGTTCTACAAGTTCTTCCTCTCTTCAGCTAGCTTGAGCTTCATGTTCCTAATGACATTTGCTTGAGCAACTGCTAGGTTCTTAACCATGTCATACTTCTCCTGAAGCTTGTTGGTTTCAAGATCTTTCCTTTCTACCTCTGCCCTCCTTTCCTGAGCATCCAAAAGTCCATTCACATCTTCAACCAACTTCTCATAGCTCTCTTGTAGCTTCTTCTTCTCTCGTATCAAGTCATGAACAGCAAATGAATGCAAAAGATTTTCCTCGGTCCTGTCTCTCCTACTTTGTTCATACATAAACCATAACTTGGCTAATGCATTCTCAAGGGTGTTGGGCCAAACTGGATCAATCCATTCAACTAATCCACAATTTCTACCTTCCTGAACAAAATCAGAattaatataaacaaaaacattagaATGCTTCCAAGCAACACTATTTGATTACTATCATCAAATTCAGAGCTTGAGCTTGCTACTTAAACATGTCCTCATGCTACTTAAACAATGTTGTCCTGCTATAAAGTAAACATAATCAATCAAATGACCTAACATGTCATACTAAACAAGTTGCATCCTCTGTCCTGCTCCAGTAACCCATGCATATTCTGtcttaaattatttatagcatgcTACACTAAACAAAGTGATCTAACTTAACAATGTTGCCAGACCAAGGGGAAAAGATGCTGCCAGAGTAAGCAATTGCTTCTGATCCACTTTCCTAACTAAACAATACAACTAAACCTAACACTAAACTGCAATGCCTGCCACCACAGTACAGATCTAGAGAAAACAAAGGCACAACACAAACAAAGGCAGATCCAGAGAAAACAAAACACAATATACCTTCTCAGCACAGCAAAGAAACCTCCTGCCAGTGTGGATTCCTTCGAAAGCAACACGCCTTTCTGCGGCCTTCCCATGTTCATTGCAGAGAACAAGCAACTCCGTTTCAGGTCCCGCGAAATCGGAGTCTTCAGTGGTAGCAGGGATCTGTAGTGCATAGGAATACCAGAGATTTGATCCACATGTCAGCAAACAAGCTCACTGAAGAAATCCCCCAAAtcacaaaccctaaccctaaaaatctgaACTTACCTTAATTCTGCCGTCGTCAGAACCAGAGCTAACGTACTCCACGGTGTGCTCGCTGCTATCGGACCCATCGCTCCAGGACACCATGGCGACGCGGCGGGGGCGCGGCGACGCGGCTGCAGGTGCGGCGAGCAAAGCAGAGGAGCAAGACAGAGGAGGAGTGAGCGAGAGAGCAGCGAGACAGagtggggagtggggagtgggggcaGCACCGACCGGTCTTTTGACTGGTCCATCAAACAGAGGCATACGACGCCGTCAAACGCCGTCTAACGGCTGTCGGGACGGCCGACGATGCCACGTACGCAAAAAAGGGGCCCCACCTATCATAAACAAGCTTAACTGACCCCGATCCGCCGATCAGTGCTTTCTGCAAAAAGATTACGGAAGAGATGgtgttttctgaagaaaaaaaaatgtattgtagtggttttcgcaaaccttgccttcaaagtggtggttttgtgcaatttactcgTATTATGGCTATGCCGGTTGAGAGAAAAATGGAACATCTTGAGATGGGCCCTCATTTCGCACAACGAGCCCATGGAACAATTCGGCCTGAGCAAGACCCATTCAAGCATTTGAAACGTTCTCTGCCCCTCAAATTTTCTTTTCGAAACGTTCTCTGCTTTCAGTACTTGGTGTGGGTTCTTAAAAAAACAAAGTAGTTGGTGCGGGTGAGAACATTATACAGATATACGTACTACTCTTTAAATATTCTCCATCGGAATAAGAATTTGATTTCGGGAGCAGTTGGATGGAGTCACAGGCCTTGATTATGGTTAGCAGTACACGTCTGAGTACTCATACAAAACTTCACACTATTGTGTGGCTACAATACGTCACTTTAGTTACTTACAGAACATACAGAATATGCTCGGACATTTTTTTTGTCGTATATATGCGGAAGATATGAATTGACTTACAAAAAAATTGGTTAGAAAGAATTAGCTATCATCAATACTATATTGTGGAGGGAGACTCTTCATCATTGGCAGGTTGTTTCCTCGACAGGGCTGGGGAGATCAGTCTCCAAACTGCAGAGTGCAGAGGACAAAACGTCAGTTTTACTGCAGCAACAATGCTAGCCCGGACTATGTCCTCTGCAACCACATGCACAATAAGTAAATAATTCACAGTGAAGGAGGATTTGCAAATGCGACAGACAGTTTCCGAAAAAAACAGGATCCACATTCCTtagaattactccctccgttcacaaatataagatgttttggatatttcaatatggactacatacgaactgaaatgagtgaacaaacacactaaaacttGGCTTGTAGTGTACTGAAACTGAAAGTGAACAGAGGGGATAGCTGTTTTGTGAAGCGGAAGCAAATGTTTCAGTTAACAGAGCTGCATGGAAACAACAGGAAATGGCGACTTACCGTATATGCAAAATGCCAGCCATTCATTCATGATCTTTACCCATGTGCTTGCCCATCCAACATCTATGCTCCATCTGTTTGAGAAATGGGAGGATGTTACTAGATGGAATGTGGCAATGAAGCAGTATGCCACTGAAGGCAAGAACTCAACTATATTAGAACCGCATCGACGATTAAGCATGTTGTCACTTCAAATTAGGAAAATCTCGTAACAGATGGAGCATCGATGATTAAGCATCGACAATAGGTAAATTTCTGCACAATGTGACTTACTTTCTTGTTATTGGATGGTTAAGCTCCCAGCTTATGAATAGCATTGCAAAATACATAGCCCCCACCGCAAACACAATGTGGAAAATCTCGTAGCTGTAGGGGACATCCTCTTCCAACCGGGTCTCATCACTTCGAAACTGGAAATATAACATTTTGTTAGTATCGTGGGTAATGTGTACAACACTAAGGGGATTCATGACAGTTAGTATTAAATAAAATTCTCTTTCAGATTTTTTTTTACTAACATAGATTTGCATGACCTTGAACGGGAGTGGGTTCTTCTTTAGTACGAGTATTATGTACTAGACTATAATTCTGATTCTTGGAATAACTGATTAAGGAGGTTCCAATAGCCCAACATTGGTTGCTTGATGAACTAACTGTATTTTTGATGCAATTAGCAAAAGAGCTCCACATAGTGGTGCTTATaatcaagaaaaatggcaaagccCAGGTTGGTCCCTCCACCTATGGATGCGTGGAACAACTGATTGTTTGCATGAAATAAGGTGCCAAGAAACGATCATTTGCATACCAACTGAGAACTTGAATACTATATGCAGAAAACTCATAGTTAGAACTTACTTGAAAGGATCTGTTATTGATTCCAGTAGAAAATGTGGCCGACACAATGGAGCAAATCGCAATAATGAAGCTCTAGCAAAGCACAAAGCGATTAATTAGAACATCAAGACTGCATTTACTCGCACGAACTAAAAGAAAAGATATGCCCATCCAGAAAAAACAGTGAAATGCTTGCTTAACATATATTGCGAGTGCACTCTATCGGAAATATGTTGCGAACCCCACCACCCCCTACAATGCTACATGATGCGCATCACTAAGATATGTGTATGACTGAACCACCGACATAGTTGCGGTAGGCCCTTAATAAAGCTGAACAAATAGGATCCTCTCATTAGTTCAGGTGAGGCGCTAGGTGgtctagttttttttttttggaaaaggaggtggTCTAGTTTTGCAGGCTGGGAATCTTTGTTTCTTAGTGGAGCAGGCTCGGAATCTTCAATCTTGACACCAAGAAAATGTACAGTGAAATTTCGGTGCTAATTTCAGGGTACAATAATCTCCCAAGAGTGCAACAAGGTGATAGTTTAGAAACTAACATTTTTCACTTACAATTATAGTAGCCCAATTACCATCCTTGCCAATTTTCATCTCAGTGTAGCACTTTCCAGTTCGTGGTTCGCTGCACATTGCAATTCATGAAAATGAGTCGTAAATGCAATGTTAAGTAGAAGGGCAAATGGGGAATATAAATCTAAGAATAAGATAATACCTGTGTAGTGCAGACCAACAAAGGAACACAATATATGAGCCCATTATTCCAGAGGATAGAAGACCCGCATTAACCTTTTTAGCAAACAAAGTAAATTAAAATCATATACATTATGAAGGTTGAAGCAATGCAAAGCAAGTGAGCACGGACAGTTTTGGGTATCGGTTAAACATAGAGGTGCAGCACTGCAGCAATAGGGCACTAGTATTGATTGCAGTTGTAGAACAGTAGCACAGGCACaccaatgtactccctctgttccagaatagatgacccaactttatactaactttgtactaaagttagtacaaagttgagtcatctattttagaacggagagaGTATACAATTGGAATGATCTGTTGTTCTGAACTTAGTAGGTTTCTAGAGTGGTAATGGGAAGAGATGGGATAGGGGAGACATCTGATCATTTGCCCCAAAGTTCATGTAACTTCAACCATTTGCCATTTATTTGAAATTTGCCTATTAGTTATGCTTAATACTACTTCAATGTTTTTTCTGAATCCTCTCTTTTGTCAACATTTATCTCAATTTAAAAGTTCCCGGTTGAATACTGTATTGCTAACTACTCTATAACTAAGTTGAGGCCTGGAGCTGCAATATTCTCGTACCTTTGAGTGCAGTGACACCGCCATCATTATCTTCACAAGGACTGCCGTCCATATAATAGTGAAGATGTTGAACACACATGATGAGTTTGGAACATACATAATATATAGCACGAGGATTCCGGCAAATGAGGCAATGAAGGAGACAGTTGACAAGAACAATCCGAACAGGCCGCTGAAAAGCACACAAAACATCATCCTTGTCATGGCCTGAAATAGTTTTAACATTGTGTTGAAGTATTGAGACACCAGAATACAGCTAATTAAATGTCCGAGCGTTCAATAATTATGTACCATTGATTTGATCCAGGAGCTGGCATCCAACGTTTATTGCACCATGATATGAGGTGGAGCATGCTTATAAGCTGGAGAATGAGAAATATCCTGGAGGAATACGAAACATAAATTAACTATAACCTGTAATGCAACGTGAGTTTAGTGGAAATTTCAATACAATTGCAATATGCAATGGTTGAAACTTCTCAAATCTCAGTAATATAAACAAGAATCATTAAAATTACCCGGCACCCATTCGAGCAATTTCACCTGCAAAGGATATGGAGTAGATTTCTTCAGCCCACTAATGTTTAGGCTTGTTACTCAGATGCAAAGTTATAATGGAACTAGTGCTACTGAATCAATTAAACTTGGTTTTCATgtcatgttttcattttttttgtttccaaATAAAGGATCTGAAGTTGCCGGTTTGGCCCTGACACTTGAATCATAGCCTCTCTTATATATTGCTGAGAGAAAAGGGAGAATTGCCAATGTATCATTGCAAACATGCTAATTACTGCACTATCATTGAAAAAAAGTGAAATGGGGTCATTATAACACTCTGAGTCTCTGACTAGGGTTAATGGGTTTGACCATAGTAAAATGACTATACCGTCCTTACAATAACAACATGTGACTTGATATAATAAATTCAAAAGGCAACAAGGTGTTGCTTTTCACCGAATGTCTCCTATTTTCTCTTATAAAATATCATATTGACGCTTTTACCTGCCCAAAATTTGTAAGCTCACCATTCACCAAATGATCTACATATAGAATTTCAGTCTTCTTAAAAAAATGCAAGCGTCTTTTTAAGTTTTAACCCGTTTTTTGTATTTCCACCTTGAGGTTAGTTTGGGTAATTTGTTCTAAAAAAGGCTACGTACCATTGGAAGTTTGACTATTTCTCTCTTTGTAAGAAATTTACAGTTTCCAAATACAACACCTTTGCAATGGTACACTGAAAACGAAATGAACTTATTTTGGGTGAAATGTAGCAGATATGATGATTATCATCTGAAGGAGAGGCAACATTTTTTAGTGTATCATTGGTGCACATCTATTAAGGTAACCATGCCATTCACTCTTTGCAGCAACTACAATGTGGCATACCACGCAAGTGAGCAGAGAAGTGACTACTGTTAACTAAGTGACAGTTATGGGCCGAAAAGAAACTTACCATAGAGCTGGATGAAGATGTTAGGGATGATAAACGGGGTGACGATTGACACGGCATACACCAGAAACTTGAGGGTCCAGCATCCAGAATGCCACGAATTACGAACTCCCTGGAGCTTGCGTGTTCCAAATGTTGTGGCAAACATCACCCAGAAAAATATCTGCCGCTTGATGTAAGGAAGTGAACAAAAGGAACACAAACTCAAAGGGCAGTATGCAGACTGCAGCCAGAAATTCAGGTGCAAAACAAAAGAATTCCTATCCACTTTGTAGTTTAAACCAAGGATACGAAGCAACCCAAGCTAACCCGGAGCACCCCTCCAGAGCGGAAGCATTTGGAGTCCCCTGCTCCACAGACCGGGATATCTGAAGATCACAGCAGACAGCAGATCAGTACAGAGCACAGCAGATTCAGAATGTGTCGTCCATCGTTGATGGCAAATGCAGAAGGTTTGGAAGGAAATGCGGAGGGTGAACGTACGGTGCAGTCCGCCGAGCAGCTTGGCCCCGTAGTCCCTGATGAACCAGGCCAGCAGGTTGGTGGCGAAGAAGATGAGCCCGTAGACGTAGCGCGCCCTCAGCGACTGCCCCTTCCTCGCCTCGTACGCGCCGCTGTCTCTGTACAGCTCCGGCGCTTGTATCTTGATCATATCCCCTCTCGTAGACCCAATGCCGCTGCTGCTCTCGGCAAGCAAAATGGTCTTCTCACTAAGCTCGAGTCGAGTTCTGCGGAATTCACAAGCCATGGATCGATGAGGTCACCGGCTCGCTGAAGCTTAAACAACAATGCCGTCCGGAATTCGGACGGGCGAGGAAGGGAGGGGATAAAGGAAGAAGGAGCAGGACTCACCGGCGGCGGAGGGAGACGGCTCCACGGCGGTGCAGAGCTGGTGGTGCTTTTTTACTTGGCTCTGTCTGCTCCGTCCCCGTCTCACTCGGGTCAGGGCATGGCTTCACCTGGCTCAGACGCGTGCCTCTTTAAAACATGCACGGCAGGCCCGCCGGTGGGCGCGGCCGCTCTCTCTGGTCGGAGTACAGCGGTCTGGACCGCCCGATGGGAGGATCGCAGGGCTGCGGCGCACTGACGGGTCACGGCCATGGGCCCCCCCGCCGTTGCTCGGTACGGCACCCCATTGGTTTCTAGAAGCGGGCGCTGCTCCACGCGTCCTGCGCCGAGACGACCGTTGGGGCGCGGCGATGGCGTTTaaaaccggagaagaaaacgaCCTCACATCACATTTGTGGCAGCGTTGGCTGTGCTTTCGCCGAGCTAGGGTTAACCTAAAGAATTTGTCCAAGAAAGGGGCTAATGTAAGGAAGTTTTGCTGGCCAAGCTGTTTGTTGCCCGAACGAAACCAAAATCTCAACCTCGTGCGCTTTTGTTTCCCGTGGTTTGGTATTGGTTCACTCGTTTGGGAAAGTTGTTGCTGCTTTTAGGAGTTTCATTTCATGAGGTTTGGTGAACGAATATTAGTACTCCAATCCAATAGATGGCACTCGAGATTTGATGAAGCGATAAAAGGCGTTTCCACTTACACCACGATGTTTCTTCTACTTTTTTAACACAGCACAAACGCATACCCTTATCCAGAAACAAGAATCAAGGGAGCTCCGGGACGCCCATAGAGATTAGACGACTCCGGCCATCCGTTTCAGTTGCCTGATGCGTTTTCGGTCATTGGATCTCACGCATGgaagagctcagccgttggataaAAAAACGACGTTGTAGCAATGAATAGTGCGCCCTTTAGTGAAAATATCATGTGTCACCACCTGTAATTTCCATGCCGCGCCGAGGGCACCAGTGGTATTTCCATGGCCAGTGCCACGTGCCTTACATCTATTTGCTGCTCCATCCTCAATTAGGGGAGACACTAGGGTTCggtctctctctttcctctcattctCTCTCACAATCCcgcacatctctctctctcccgccaCCGTCGTTGGCACCACCGTCGGCATCAACCGCAACCAGCTGCTCGCATTCCTTTCTGTCTCGCTGCCCCTTCCCCAtagctcctcctcctccattgcCAGGAGAGGCTCAGCCTTGCTCGGGCCGCTGTCCGCCCGTCAAGTTCATGTGTCTGCATCGTCGGGAGGAGCGGAGGCTGCAGCTCACGCATCTACTCCTTCGTGGACTGCAGCGGGCGCGGCGCTCGGTGGACGCATCGAGCAGCAGCGGATCTGGACGAATTGGTCCAGTGGTGGGAGGTTGACGAGCACTAGATTTTTTCTTTCAATGATAGGTGGACCCCATAGGGCCACACATTGATGATAACGTTAGTCAACATCGTCGTTACTTAGGCGGTGACATGTCAGCCTGACTAGCAGGCCCAATCTGTCATAAACATGCTCACTCGAGCCAAATCCGCCGATCAGTGCATTTTGCAAAAAGATTATGCAAGACATGGTGTTTTCTGTCAAAAAATGTAACGTGGTGTTTTCTACAAATCTagccttcaaagtggtggtttcCTGCAATTTACTCCCCAGGTACATGCGATAAGCCagcccacgccgcaccagaacaaCAGCAGCTTCCATAGAATGGCACATACCAGCAGAACCACCACACTCCCAGCAAACAGAAGATTGTACTAACATGGAAAAACAATCTAGCATGCGGACACAGCAGAACAGAACAAGCATCAGGTGTGGACAGCCTAACCCTGTGCAATGGATAGAATGCTCATTATGTTTACATTGACAAAAATGGTAAATTACAAAGCAACCACCACCAAGTTGATAAGTACATCACACTGTTGTAACTTGTAAGTCACTCAGTTACTATACAATGACTTGACAAGTCTATAGAATGCAAATGTACTTTAGTTCCACTGGAAGAAAAGAAAGGACACGTGTCCAAAGAATCTGCGGACAACATATCCATATAATAGAATGCCTCATGTAATCCCCTTGCCACTGGTATGCCTAATCAACATTTTCTTGCCGTTCCTTAGGGTGCTGGTAATGATAAAAATTCCTGCAGCGACTGAAAAGAGCCAAACTTGCATCTTCATGGGCATGAACATATGAAAGGAGTACTCAATTAAACAATACCGCCACATGTTGTTATTGTTGAGTATTTTAGAGTATCAAGCATAAGTGTTTACCTGGACTATCAGGACTGAGAATCGCGGGGATTGTTGAGACTAAAAATAGGGCCATGTAGGTGAAagcatagcctttaccaacaaaaaAAATAGCTGTAAACCCAATGGCAGATCT
The window above is part of the Triticum aestivum cultivar Chinese Spring chromosome 2A, IWGSC CS RefSeq v2.1, whole genome shotgun sequence genome. Proteins encoded here:
- the LOC123189711 gene encoding probable serine incorporator isoform X1; the encoded protein is MACEFRRTRLELSEKTILLAESSSGIGSTRGDMIKIQAPELYRDSGAYEARKGQSLRARYVYGLIFFATNLLAWFIRDYGAKLLGGLHHIPVCGAGDSKCFRSGGVLRVSLGCFIFFWVMFATTFGTRKLQGVRNSWHSGCWTLKFLVYAVSIVTPFIIPNIFIQLYGEIARMGAGIFLILQLISMLHLISWCNKRWMPAPGSNQCGLFGLFLSTVSFIASFAGILVLYIMYVPNSSCVFNIFTIIWTAVLVKIMMAVSLHSKVNAGLLSSGIMGSYIVFLCWSALHSEPRTGKCYTEMKIGKDGNWATIISFIIAICSIVSATFSTGINNRSFQFRSDETRLEEDVPYSYEIFHIVFAVGAMYFAMLFISWELNHPITRKWSIDVGWASTWVKIMNEWLAFCIYVWRLISPALSRKQPANDEESPSTI
- the LOC123189711 gene encoding probable serine incorporator isoform X2 is translated as MIKIQAPELYRDSGAYEARKGQSLRARYVYGLIFFATNLLAWFIRDYGAKLLGGLHHIPVCGAGDSKCFRSGGVLRVSLGCFIFFWVMFATTFGTRKLQGVRNSWHSGCWTLKFLVYAVSIVTPFIIPNIFIQLYGEIARMGAGIFLILQLISMLHLISWCNKRWMPAPGSNQCGLFGLFLSTVSFIASFAGILVLYIMYVPNSSCVFNIFTIIWTAVLVKIMMAVSLHSKVNAGLLSSGIMGSYIVFLCWSALHSEPRTGKCYTEMKIGKDGNWATIISFIIAICSIVSATFSTGINNRSFQFRSDETRLEEDVPYSYEIFHIVFAVGAMYFAMLFISWELNHPITRKWSIDVGWASTWVKIMNEWLAFCIYVWRLISPALSRKQPANDEESPSTI